One Mycolicibacterium crocinum DNA window includes the following coding sequences:
- a CDS encoding NAD-dependent epimerase/dehydratase family protein yields MSNGTVLVTGAFGQVGWRTAEILLRRGHTVVGTDLPTDTSRTVAARLAGAANPGTFLPVYADLTDADAVSRMIGDHQPTAIVHLAAMLSPASYRNPKVARRVNVGGTTNLVQAAAALPSPPMIVYASSASVYGSRNPYRYPELITPETPVNPIDQYGEDKVLAEKVITDSGLPYAMLRLAGVISPDAAGSMNGDYLVLMRATPGDNRLHTVDARDVALAFANAVDRAKAVTGKVLLIGGDETHLHTHRDVEDDMMAAMGLGRLGEGASLPGDPDDDRGWSFTGWYDTTESQALLDFQEHPWSETVAWVAGSQSGVLKTALGVAGPLIRPVMRLALAAQRRQEGRGRYADPWNFIASKYGPEILAGAGKEPT; encoded by the coding sequence ATGTCGAACGGCACAGTTCTGGTCACCGGAGCGTTCGGCCAAGTCGGCTGGCGCACCGCCGAAATCCTGCTACGCCGCGGGCACACCGTCGTCGGCACCGATCTGCCGACCGACACATCTCGGACGGTCGCGGCACGACTGGCCGGCGCGGCCAACCCCGGAACATTCCTGCCGGTCTACGCCGACCTGACCGATGCCGACGCGGTGAGCCGCATGATCGGCGATCACCAGCCGACCGCGATCGTGCATCTGGCCGCCATGCTGTCGCCGGCGTCGTACCGGAATCCGAAGGTGGCCCGCCGCGTCAACGTCGGCGGCACCACCAACCTGGTGCAGGCGGCTGCCGCGCTGCCGTCACCGCCGATGATCGTGTATGCCTCCAGTGCGTCGGTCTACGGCTCACGCAACCCCTACCGCTATCCCGAATTGATCACTCCCGAAACACCGGTGAATCCGATCGACCAGTACGGCGAGGACAAGGTGCTCGCCGAAAAGGTCATCACCGACAGCGGGCTGCCGTACGCAATGCTGCGCCTGGCCGGCGTCATCTCCCCCGACGCCGCCGGCTCCATGAACGGCGACTACCTCGTCCTCATGCGGGCGACCCCGGGCGACAACCGGTTGCACACCGTGGATGCCCGTGATGTCGCGTTGGCTTTCGCCAACGCCGTCGACCGGGCCAAGGCCGTCACCGGCAAGGTGCTGCTGATCGGCGGTGACGAAACCCACTTGCACACCCACCGTGACGTCGAAGACGACATGATGGCCGCGATGGGGCTGGGCCGGTTGGGTGAAGGCGCGAGCCTGCCCGGCGATCCCGACGACGACCGGGGGTGGAGCTTCACCGGCTGGTATGACACGACGGAATCCCAAGCGCTGCTCGACTTTCAGGAGCACCCCTGGTCGGAGACCGTGGCCTGGGTGGCCGGCTCTCAGAGCGGTGTGCTGAAAACCGCGCTCGGGGTCGCCGGGCCACTGATCAGGCCGGTGATGCGGCTGGCGCTGGCCGCACAGCGCCGCCAGGAAGGTCGCGGACGGTACGCCGACCCCTGGAACTTCATCGCGAGCAAGTACGGACCGGAGATCTTGGCCGGCGCGGGAAAGGAGCCGACGTGA
- a CDS encoding phosphotransferase family protein, with the protein MTAELLDELRTRLAPKRISGLRPLAGGASSLTFAGELAGRRIVVKVAPPGHAPIAHRDVLRQAKIIRALGPAGVPVPEILFDDAGEPPEIPPLFVMSFSDGISVEPLFDAGQAGSEAVVAERFRQAARILAAVHRLSPAELGLADEPVVAPVTEVDKWCRTLQTVDPALAPGWSDVADALRATTPPASGPAVVHGDFRLGNLLADELGVTAVIDWEIWSVGDPRVDVGWFLINSDPDTYRRITPYRGTTPPVDELAAAYREALGSSTPHLEWFHALACFKSTATWSLIVKHNRRRATPDPELEAMAASLPSLLAKARQYLT; encoded by the coding sequence CTGACCGCCGAGCTCCTCGACGAGCTGCGGACTCGCCTTGCACCCAAGCGCATTTCGGGGCTGCGGCCATTGGCCGGCGGAGCGTCGAGCCTGACGTTCGCCGGTGAGCTCGCCGGACGTCGCATCGTGGTGAAGGTCGCACCGCCGGGACACGCCCCCATCGCCCATCGCGACGTGCTCCGCCAGGCCAAAATCATTCGCGCCCTGGGGCCAGCCGGGGTTCCGGTGCCAGAGATCCTGTTCGACGACGCCGGCGAACCACCGGAGATACCGCCGTTGTTCGTGATGTCGTTCTCGGACGGGATATCGGTCGAGCCGCTGTTCGACGCCGGTCAGGCCGGTTCTGAGGCCGTGGTGGCCGAGCGCTTTCGGCAGGCCGCCCGGATCCTGGCGGCAGTGCACCGGCTTTCCCCTGCCGAGCTCGGCCTCGCTGACGAGCCTGTCGTCGCGCCCGTAACTGAAGTCGACAAATGGTGTCGCACACTGCAAACGGTGGATCCTGCGCTGGCACCCGGATGGTCGGACGTCGCGGATGCGCTGCGCGCCACCACCCCGCCCGCATCCGGACCGGCGGTCGTGCACGGCGACTTCCGGTTGGGCAACCTACTGGCCGACGAACTGGGTGTCACGGCCGTGATCGACTGGGAGATCTGGTCGGTCGGCGACCCGCGGGTGGATGTCGGCTGGTTTCTGATCAACTCCGACCCGGACACCTACCGCCGGATCACCCCCTACCGCGGTACGACTCCGCCGGTGGATGAACTGGCCGCCGCGTACCGGGAGGCGTTGGGCAGCAGCACACCTCATCTGGAGTGGTTTCACGCGCTGGCCTGCTTCAAGTCCACTGCCACCTGGTCGTTGATCGTCAAGCACAACCGGCGACGGGCGACGCCGGACCCGGAACTGGAGGCGATGGCCGCAAGCTTGCCGAGCCTGCTCGCGAAAGCCCGGCAGTACCTGACTTAG
- a CDS encoding nuclear transport factor 2 family protein, which produces MTDEAAEIEAIKKLKARYCRLLDTKDWTGWRQIFTDDFVSDTTPSGGVLITGADNMVDFIKKTLGKPSQPTVHQVHAPEIELTSPTTATGIWALNDVVRLAPGVNLAGYGHYHETYEKTDGQWRIKTSTLTRLREDVFNPLFSIRISPRLRDAAAGLARKRGMV; this is translated from the coding sequence GTGACCGACGAGGCAGCGGAAATCGAAGCGATCAAAAAGCTCAAGGCCCGGTATTGCCGCCTGCTCGACACCAAGGACTGGACGGGCTGGCGGCAGATCTTCACCGATGACTTCGTCAGCGACACCACCCCGTCCGGCGGTGTGCTCATCACCGGTGCCGACAACATGGTCGACTTCATCAAGAAAACTCTCGGCAAACCATCGCAACCCACGGTGCATCAGGTCCACGCCCCGGAGATCGAGCTGACCTCGCCGACCACGGCGACCGGCATCTGGGCGCTCAACGACGTTGTGCGCCTTGCCCCCGGCGTCAACCTCGCCGGATACGGTCACTATCACGAAACCTACGAGAAGACCGACGGGCAGTGGCGGATCAAGACGTCGACGCTGACGAGGCTGCGCGAGGATGTCTTCAATCCCCTTTTCTCGATCCGGATTTCGCCACGTCTGCGGGATGCCGCGGCGGGGCTGGCACGAAAGCGAGGCATGGTCTGA
- a CDS encoding acetyl-CoA C-acetyltransferase: MLDAVRTPRGRGRADGAFHGVHPQDLLGQCLAAAAERVGFDPADVDDVIAGNGILSGEHGDDIARLSLLLAGWPQSVPGMTLNRFCGSGQQAVTVAAAGIASGQQELVVAGGVESMSRWNVTVGSPTIDGANPAFRQLYPTVPQGISADLIASLEGFGRADVDAFAVTSQDRASAAIAGGYFDRSLIAVRNAAGDVVADKDEHPREGTTLEKLAKLPPAFERMGAARADGEILSFDEICLSRYPEVERIDHVHHAGNSSGVVDGAAVVTVSSGEWAKAHGATPRARVRAAAAIGSEPIIMLTAPGPAAERALAKAGMAVGDIDLWEINEAFAAVPLKAIRDLGLDPERVNVNGGAIALGHPIGATGAMLIGTVLDELERRDLNTGLVTMCTGGGMGTATIIERV, encoded by the coding sequence ATCCTCGACGCGGTGCGCACTCCCCGCGGCCGGGGTCGCGCCGATGGCGCATTCCACGGCGTCCATCCACAGGATCTGTTGGGGCAGTGCCTTGCTGCGGCTGCCGAGCGAGTGGGCTTCGACCCTGCCGACGTCGACGACGTGATCGCAGGCAACGGCATTCTGTCGGGTGAGCACGGCGACGACATCGCCAGACTGTCGCTGTTGCTGGCGGGCTGGCCGCAGAGTGTTCCGGGAATGACGTTGAACCGGTTCTGCGGCTCGGGGCAGCAGGCCGTCACGGTGGCTGCCGCGGGGATCGCGAGCGGCCAGCAGGAGTTGGTGGTCGCCGGTGGCGTGGAGTCGATGTCGCGGTGGAACGTCACCGTCGGCTCGCCGACGATCGACGGCGCCAATCCTGCCTTTCGGCAGCTGTATCCGACAGTTCCGCAAGGCATTTCGGCGGATCTGATCGCCTCGCTCGAAGGTTTCGGCAGGGCGGACGTCGACGCGTTCGCGGTGACCAGCCAGGACCGCGCGTCGGCGGCGATCGCGGGCGGATATTTCGACCGGTCGCTGATCGCGGTTCGAAACGCCGCGGGCGATGTCGTTGCCGACAAAGACGAACATCCCAGGGAGGGAACCACATTGGAGAAGCTCGCGAAGCTGCCACCCGCCTTTGAGCGCATGGGCGCGGCTCGGGCCGACGGCGAGATCCTCAGCTTCGACGAGATCTGCTTGAGCCGTTACCCCGAGGTTGAGCGCATCGACCACGTCCACCACGCGGGCAACTCGTCGGGCGTTGTCGACGGCGCCGCGGTGGTCACAGTCTCCTCCGGTGAGTGGGCGAAGGCCCACGGTGCGACGCCGCGCGCTCGCGTGCGCGCTGCCGCGGCGATCGGTAGCGAGCCGATCATCATGCTCACCGCCCCCGGCCCAGCCGCCGAGCGTGCTCTGGCCAAGGCCGGAATGGCCGTCGGCGATATCGACCTGTGGGAGATCAACGAGGCGTTCGCCGCGGTGCCGCTCAAAGCAATTCGCGATCTCGGCCTTGATCCGGAGCGGGTCAACGTCAACGGCGGTGCCATCGCGTTGGGACACCCGATCGGGGCGACCGGCGCGATGCTCATCGGCACCGTGCTCGACGAGCTGGAGCGCCGCGACCTCAACACCGGCCTGGTCACCATGTGTACCGGTGGCGGCATGGGCACCGCGACAATCATCGAGCGGGTCTGA
- a CDS encoding TetR/AcrR family transcriptional regulator, which produces MAKASSQAQRRGGRPTQAEAAALHHRLREAAVRTFLENGYDATTMVAIAEAAGITKPTLYARYPDKRAVFLDVIPWAFSRAVQVDVDETVKDDDLRAALVAIGQGALRHALNSDIVQLHRIARNEAHRFPEFALSAESLGWAGRQQQVMNLLRRHAETSAIEVDDIELAAEHFLAMVEVLPARLADFGLYRSRAEERRRLLHAVDLFLRGVLPR; this is translated from the coding sequence ATGGCAAAGGCATCGTCGCAGGCGCAGCGGCGGGGCGGTCGGCCTACGCAGGCCGAGGCGGCGGCGCTGCACCACCGGCTCCGGGAAGCGGCGGTGCGGACGTTCCTGGAGAACGGCTATGACGCGACCACGATGGTCGCGATCGCCGAGGCCGCCGGAATCACCAAGCCCACTTTGTATGCCCGCTATCCGGACAAGCGCGCGGTGTTTCTCGACGTGATTCCGTGGGCCTTCAGCCGGGCCGTTCAGGTTGACGTCGACGAGACAGTGAAGGACGACGATCTGCGTGCCGCTTTGGTGGCTATCGGCCAGGGTGCCCTGCGCCATGCGTTGAATTCGGACATCGTGCAGCTGCACCGGATCGCGCGAAATGAAGCACATCGCTTTCCCGAATTCGCCCTCAGCGCCGAGTCGCTCGGCTGGGCGGGCCGTCAACAACAGGTGATGAACCTCCTTCGGCGCCATGCCGAGACCAGTGCCATCGAGGTCGACGACATCGAGCTCGCCGCGGAGCACTTCCTGGCCATGGTCGAGGTGCTGCCGGCCCGGCTGGCCGATTTCGGCCTGTACCGCAGCCGCGCGGAAGAACGGCGCCGTCTGCTGCACGCGGTCGATCTGTTCCTGCGAGGAGTGCTACCGCGGTAA
- a CDS encoding TauD/TfdA dioxygenase family protein produces the protein MTLSVVDITPTIAAEVRATKAELLSGAHADLLRDLLERRGVLVFPQIGFTDSEQIEFTQTLGTFAPERTGEQVYSVTLDTSINELADYLKGSLYWHIDGTMNAVPIRASLLSSKVVCPDGSGDTEFANTYAAYDALDDADKHALESLRVMHSAWNTLFYYDPEPSFTTLRTMMAIGDRELPLVWKHRSGRKSLVLGCTARHVVDMDFRKSVELLVRLRDWATRPEFVYRHSWSQGDLVIWDNTGTMHRATPYDPQSGRLLHRTKLEGEEPFA, from the coding sequence ATGACGTTGTCGGTCGTCGACATCACGCCGACTATCGCCGCCGAGGTCCGGGCGACCAAGGCGGAGTTGCTCAGCGGCGCCCATGCGGACCTTCTTCGTGATCTTCTCGAACGCCGCGGCGTGCTGGTGTTTCCGCAAATCGGCTTTACCGACTCCGAGCAGATCGAATTCACGCAGACGTTGGGCACATTCGCGCCCGAGCGCACCGGTGAGCAGGTCTACTCCGTCACCTTGGACACCAGCATCAACGAGCTGGCCGACTATCTGAAGGGCTCGCTGTACTGGCACATCGACGGCACCATGAACGCGGTGCCGATCCGCGCCTCGTTGCTGTCGAGCAAGGTCGTCTGCCCGGACGGTTCCGGCGACACCGAATTCGCCAATACCTACGCGGCCTACGACGCGCTGGACGATGCTGACAAGCATGCACTCGAATCGCTGCGGGTGATGCACTCGGCGTGGAACACGCTGTTCTACTACGACCCCGAACCCAGCTTCACGACTCTGCGGACGATGATGGCGATCGGGGATCGCGAGCTGCCGCTGGTGTGGAAGCATCGCTCCGGGCGCAAGTCACTGGTGTTGGGTTGCACGGCTCGCCATGTGGTGGACATGGACTTCCGCAAGAGCGTCGAACTGCTTGTCCGGCTGCGGGATTGGGCTACTCGGCCCGAGTTCGTCTACCGGCACAGCTGGTCGCAGGGCGATCTCGTCATCTGGGACAACACCGGAACCATGCACCGCGCAACGCCTTACGACCCGCAATCCGGCAGATTGCTGCACCGCACCAAGCTGGAAGGTGAGGAGCCGTTCGCCTGA
- a CDS encoding enoyl-CoA hydratase/isomerase family protein, translating to MTETLELETPADGVLLIRLNRPKQLNAINELMRDELARTLASLADDTSVHAVVITGAGRGFCSGIDIRNFGPGMLDASAPAIDRLRFQEAMASLVRAVADLPQAVIAAVNGACVGAGLALTLAADIRIGSTAAKFGNAAILLGLSGAEMGMSYHLPRIVGAGIAADWMLTGRTVSAEEADRRGLVSQLVAPEELVERSIDIARGVAELAPLGVQLTKRALQVNIAAAGLGPALELENRNQVLSHATDDAAARRSRWS from the coding sequence ATGACCGAGACGCTCGAGCTCGAGACGCCCGCCGACGGCGTCCTGCTCATCCGGCTCAACCGCCCGAAGCAACTCAACGCGATCAACGAGCTCATGCGCGACGAGCTCGCGCGCACGCTGGCGTCGCTGGCCGACGACACGTCGGTGCATGCGGTGGTGATCACCGGCGCCGGGCGCGGGTTCTGTTCCGGCATCGACATCCGAAACTTCGGTCCAGGCATGCTCGACGCCAGCGCCCCGGCCATCGACCGGCTGCGATTCCAGGAGGCGATGGCGAGCCTGGTGCGCGCGGTCGCCGACCTGCCGCAGGCGGTGATCGCGGCCGTCAACGGTGCGTGTGTGGGTGCCGGACTGGCGTTGACCCTGGCTGCGGACATCCGGATCGGCTCCACCGCAGCGAAATTCGGCAACGCGGCGATCCTGCTGGGGTTGTCGGGCGCGGAGATGGGCATGAGCTATCACCTACCGCGCATCGTCGGTGCCGGGATTGCCGCCGATTGGATGCTCACCGGTCGCACCGTGTCGGCCGAGGAGGCCGATCGCCGCGGTCTGGTCAGTCAACTGGTCGCTCCCGAGGAACTGGTCGAGCGATCCATTGACATCGCCCGCGGCGTGGCGGAATTGGCCCCGCTGGGTGTTCAGCTGACGAAACGTGCGCTGCAGGTCAACATCGCGGCCGCGGGCCTGGGCCCGGCGTTGGAACTGGAGAACCGCAATCAGGTGCTCAGCCACGCGACCGATGACGCGGCCGCCCGCAGATCCAGATGGTCCTAA
- a CDS encoding SDR family NAD(P)-dependent oxidoreductase yields MTGRCAGKVALVTGSSRGLGKAIAQRLAAEGATVVLTARTAEPDPKYDGSLIQTKAEIESAGGTAVTIAADLSDSAERERLFAEAVSQVGSPDIVVNNAAVTFLRPLDGFPERRMRLMLEMHVVAPLHLTQLAIPAMREGGRGWVLNLTSVGGDLPSGPPFSEFDRTAGFGIYGTVKAAMNRMTKSLAAELYDDGIAVNAAAPTNPVATPGAGTLDLAKTDTEDIELITRTALELCTGDPSTLTGRIAHTQTFLREIGVLS; encoded by the coding sequence GTGACCGGACGGTGCGCGGGCAAGGTGGCACTGGTGACCGGCAGCAGCCGCGGCCTCGGCAAGGCGATCGCGCAGCGACTGGCCGCAGAGGGTGCCACGGTGGTGTTGACCGCGCGGACCGCGGAACCCGATCCGAAATACGACGGCTCGCTGATTCAGACGAAAGCGGAGATCGAAAGCGCCGGTGGCACAGCCGTCACGATCGCGGCGGACCTGTCCGACTCCGCGGAACGCGAGCGGCTGTTCGCCGAGGCGGTGTCGCAGGTCGGCTCCCCCGACATCGTCGTCAACAACGCGGCGGTGACTTTCCTGCGTCCGCTGGACGGCTTCCCGGAGCGGCGGATGCGTCTGATGCTCGAGATGCATGTGGTCGCACCGCTGCATCTGACGCAGCTCGCCATCCCCGCCATGCGTGAAGGCGGCCGCGGATGGGTGCTCAACCTCACCTCGGTCGGCGGTGACCTGCCGTCCGGGCCGCCGTTCTCTGAGTTCGACCGCACCGCCGGGTTCGGGATCTACGGCACGGTCAAGGCCGCGATGAATCGGATGACGAAAAGCCTTGCCGCCGAACTGTATGACGACGGTATCGCGGTCAATGCGGCAGCACCGACCAATCCGGTGGCCACACCGGGCGCAGGCACCCTGGACCTGGCCAAGACCGACACCGAGGACATCGAACTCATCACCCGGACCGCCTTGGAACTGTGCACAGGTGACCCGTCGACCTTGACCGGCCGCATCGCGCACACCCAGACCTTCCTGCGCGAGATCGGTGTGCTGAGCTGA
- a CDS encoding TetR/AcrR family transcriptional regulator, which yields MASARRIGAPDAKNRVVLLDAAEQLLIEEGYAAVTSRRVAEKAGLKPQLVHYYFRTMDDLFLEIFRRYADQGMEAHQYALASPQPLWALWRFGINPEASRLTMEMAALANHRKALRAEMSRYAEVFREQQRQAFVTALERHGALPSEVPPVVWSILLTGLSTVVMLGEALGVTAGHAETMELVERFLTQIEGPPQIDDGLVHQWRSEQSAPLAPEFSATTTPSTASTQ from the coding sequence ATGGCATCGGCGCGGCGGATCGGTGCGCCCGACGCGAAGAATCGCGTGGTGCTGTTGGATGCCGCCGAACAGCTGCTGATCGAGGAGGGCTACGCGGCGGTCACGTCGCGTCGGGTCGCCGAGAAGGCCGGCCTCAAACCGCAGCTCGTGCACTATTACTTCCGCACGATGGACGACCTGTTCCTGGAGATCTTCCGCCGCTACGCCGACCAAGGGATGGAAGCCCATCAGTACGCACTCGCCTCGCCGCAACCGCTGTGGGCGCTGTGGCGATTCGGTATCAATCCCGAAGCCAGCCGGCTGACGATGGAGATGGCAGCGCTGGCCAATCACCGCAAGGCACTGCGTGCGGAGATGTCCCGCTATGCCGAGGTGTTCCGCGAGCAGCAGCGCCAGGCGTTCGTCACCGCGCTGGAACGGCACGGGGCACTGCCCAGCGAGGTGCCGCCGGTGGTGTGGTCGATCCTGTTGACCGGATTGTCGACGGTCGTGATGCTCGGCGAGGCGCTGGGTGTGACGGCCGGCCACGCCGAAACCATGGAACTCGTCGAGCGCTTCCTCACGCAGATCGAGGGGCCGCCGCAGATCGACGACGGCCTAGTTCACCAGTGGCGCAGCGAGCAGAGCGCGCCCTTGGCGCCCGAGTTCTCCGCGACGACGACGCCGTCGACGGCAAGCACGCAGTGA
- a CDS encoding acyl-CoA dehydrogenase family protein gives MSWDFSTDPEWADQLKWVEEFVREECEPIDYIVKESHDLTDPVRQALIPPLQQIVKERGLWATHLGPHLGGPGYGQVKLALLNEILGRSECAPIVFGSQAPDSGNSEILAHYGTPELKERYLEPLLDNRIISCFSMTEPQGGADPKIFETTAVQDGDHWVINGEKWYSSFASKASFIIVMAMTDPDAAPYERYSMFVLPGGTPGINVLRDVGLGYQPLGGGGREGYVRYENVRVPADHMLGPRGGAFVVAQTRLGGGRIHHAMRTVGLVRRIFDMICERAVSRYTQGSVLADKQMVQEMVADSWMEIEAFRLLTLQTAWKIDQYNDYKAVRADISAVKAMMQKVLHDVSARALQIHGSLGTSHEMPFVQYLTESFVLGLADGPTEVHKVTLARLLLKNREPAPDLFPSEHLLRLRAAAEEKFADKLAGIPRN, from the coding sequence ATGTCTTGGGATTTCTCCACCGACCCGGAGTGGGCGGATCAACTCAAGTGGGTCGAAGAGTTCGTCCGCGAGGAGTGTGAGCCGATCGACTACATCGTCAAGGAGTCGCACGACCTCACCGATCCGGTTCGCCAGGCCCTGATTCCGCCGCTGCAGCAGATCGTCAAGGAGCGCGGGTTGTGGGCCACCCACCTGGGCCCGCACCTGGGCGGACCGGGCTACGGCCAGGTGAAGCTGGCGCTGCTCAACGAAATCCTCGGCCGATCAGAATGCGCGCCAATCGTTTTCGGTTCGCAGGCCCCGGACTCGGGTAACAGCGAGATCCTCGCGCACTACGGCACACCGGAGCTCAAGGAGCGGTACCTCGAGCCGCTGCTGGACAACCGCATCATCTCCTGCTTCTCGATGACCGAACCGCAGGGCGGTGCGGATCCGAAGATCTTCGAAACGACCGCCGTGCAGGATGGCGACCACTGGGTCATCAACGGCGAGAAGTGGTACTCGTCGTTCGCCTCGAAGGCGTCCTTCATCATCGTGATGGCGATGACCGATCCGGATGCTGCACCTTACGAGCGGTATTCGATGTTTGTGTTGCCCGGTGGCACGCCCGGCATCAACGTGCTGCGTGACGTGGGCCTGGGTTACCAGCCGCTCGGCGGTGGTGGCCGTGAGGGATACGTGCGCTATGAGAACGTTCGGGTGCCTGCCGATCACATGCTCGGCCCGCGCGGCGGCGCCTTCGTGGTGGCGCAGACTCGCTTGGGCGGCGGCCGGATTCATCATGCGATGCGGACCGTCGGCCTGGTACGGCGGATCTTCGACATGATCTGTGAGCGGGCTGTGTCGCGGTACACCCAGGGCAGCGTGTTGGCGGACAAGCAGATGGTGCAGGAGATGGTCGCCGATTCCTGGATGGAGATCGAGGCGTTCCGGCTGCTTACCTTGCAGACCGCGTGGAAGATCGATCAGTACAACGATTACAAGGCGGTGCGTGCCGACATCTCGGCGGTCAAGGCGATGATGCAGAAGGTGTTGCACGACGTGTCCGCGCGCGCCTTGCAGATTCACGGCTCGCTGGGGACCAGCCACGAGATGCCGTTCGTGCAGTACCTGACCGAGTCGTTCGTGCTGGGGCTGGCTGACGGTCCGACCGAGGTGCACAAAGTGACCCTGGCCCGGTTGTTGCTCAAGAACCGCGAACCGGCACCGGATCTGTTTCCGTCCGAGCACCTGCTGCGGCTGCGTGCCGCCGCCGAAGAGAAGTTCGCCGACAAGCTGGCCGGCATTCCTCGCAACTAA
- a CDS encoding LLM class flavin-dependent oxidoreductase produces MDVQPAAFLRTTLPLDLSVLTELDGGRYHSIWLPDHMVSFWPDSLWTPEFTDLATVSPSPHRHLDGMAVAAAAAVLTTNVSLATSVVDTVRRHPAMLAQSALTIDHLSRGRFILGLGSGETENIVPYGFDFAKPVARFEEALKVIRLLWDSPGPVDFDGRFYRLEHARLDTEPFEGRVPPIWIGASGPRMLEIVGRYADGWWPAGAWTPDHYAQMLGAVRQSAERAGRDPLAITPCFVQVCLIGEDDAALERIVRAPLVASFLLQVSADVLRGFGFDHPMGEDWGGFHDINPATLTRERILEFLARVDPEAILAVVPHGTPKQVAQTIKSYVDAGLRVPKILDYATMAGLEFSAASAANVRRTEDELLTSCGGRS; encoded by the coding sequence ATGGACGTCCAGCCCGCCGCCTTCCTGCGCACGACACTTCCCCTGGACTTGTCGGTTCTCACCGAGTTGGACGGTGGACGGTACCATTCGATCTGGCTGCCCGATCACATGGTGAGCTTCTGGCCGGATTCGCTGTGGACACCGGAATTCACCGATCTGGCCACCGTGTCGCCGTCGCCGCACCGTCACCTCGACGGGATGGCGGTCGCCGCGGCCGCGGCCGTACTCACCACCAACGTGTCCTTGGCCACCAGCGTGGTGGATACGGTTCGGCGTCATCCCGCGATGCTGGCCCAGAGCGCCCTGACCATCGACCACCTGTCCCGCGGGCGGTTCATCCTGGGCCTCGGCAGTGGTGAGACCGAAAACATCGTGCCGTACGGCTTCGACTTCGCCAAGCCGGTCGCCCGCTTCGAGGAAGCGCTGAAAGTGATTCGGCTGCTGTGGGATAGCCCGGGTCCGGTCGACTTCGATGGCCGGTTCTACCGGCTCGAGCATGCTCGGCTGGACACCGAACCGTTCGAGGGCCGAGTCCCGCCGATCTGGATCGGTGCCAGCGGCCCACGCATGCTCGAAATCGTCGGCCGCTACGCCGACGGCTGGTGGCCGGCCGGCGCGTGGACACCAGATCACTACGCGCAGATGCTCGGTGCGGTGCGCCAGTCGGCCGAACGTGCCGGGCGCGACCCGCTGGCGATAACGCCGTGCTTCGTGCAGGTCTGCCTGATCGGCGAAGACGACGCCGCCCTCGAGCGCATTGTCCGTGCGCCGCTGGTGGCGAGCTTCCTGCTGCAGGTGTCGGCAGACGTGCTGCGCGGCTTCGGATTCGATCATCCGATGGGGGAGGACTGGGGCGGATTCCACGACATCAATCCCGCAACCCTCACCCGGGAACGCATCCTCGAGTTTCTCGCCCGGGTCGATCCCGAGGCGATCCTGGCCGTCGTTCCGCACGGCACGCCCAAACAGGTCGCACAGACCATCAAGTCGTATGTCGATGCCGGACTGCGGGTTCCCAAGATCTTGGACTACGCCACGATGGCCGGCCTGGAGTTCAGCGCGGCCTCGGCGGCCAACGTGCGCCGGACCGAAGACGAACTGCTGACGTCGTGTGGAGGACGGTCATGA